From Macaca mulatta isolate MMU2019108-1 chromosome 1, T2T-MMU8v2.0, whole genome shotgun sequence, the proteins below share one genomic window:
- the KISS1 gene encoding LOW QUALITY PROTEIN: metastasis-suppressor KiSS-1 (The sequence of the model RefSeq protein was modified relative to this genomic sequence to represent the inferred CDS: deleted 2 bases in 1 codon) gives MNSLVSWQLLLFLCATHFGEPLEKVASVENSRPTGQQLESLDLSAPWEQSLPCTERKPAATARLSRRGASLSSPAESSGSPQRRGLSAPSSRQIPAPQGAVLVQREKDLPNYNWNSFGLRFGKREATPGSQGRGAGRG, from the exons ATGAACTCACTGGTTTCTTGGCAGCTACTGCTTTTCCTCTGTGCCACCCACTTTGGGGAGCCATTAGAAAAGGTGGCCTCTGTGGAGAATTCTAGACCCACAG GCCAGCAGCTGGAATCCCTGGACCTCTCGGCCCCGTGGGAGCAGAGCCTGCCGTGCACCGAGAGGAAGCCGGCTGCTACTGCCAGGCTGAGCCGTCGGGGGGCTTCGCTGTCCTCGCCCGCTGAGAGCTCCGGGAGCCCCCAGCGGCGCGGCCTGTCCGCCCCCAGCAGCCGCCAGATCCCCGCACCCCAGGGCGCGGTGCTGGTGCAGCGGGAGAAGGACCTGCCGAACTACAACTGGAACTCCTTCGGCCTGCGCTTCGGCAAGCGGGAGGCG ACCCCCGGGAGCCAAGGCAGAGGCGCTGGGCGGGGCTGA